The segment TAACTTTGTTCCCCATAATATTTTTTCTTAAAATCATCAAATTTTTCATATAAATTATACCTTTTCAGAATACTATAAAGAAGTTTTATATCTATCTTTGCCTGTTCCATCAATTTTATGATTTTTTCTCTATCCTTCGGTCTAAAAACATCCAGAAATATTGCTATTAAATATTCTGCTTTTAAAATTTTAATTTCTATGTTTTTAAACTTGACCTTCAATGAATTTTTTATTGCTTCTTTTTCTAAATCTTTACTGGCCGGGATAAACTGAACTGGAATTTTATTGATTAAAATAAATTCTTTATAAACTTTACCACCCTTTTTTAACAAAAAGTCATAAAATTGGGTAAGGATAATAAGTTTTTTTACATTTGATGGGATAAAAAAAATGTCTATATCTTGTGTAAAAAAAGGTTCTGTATAATAAATTGTGGCGACTGCTCCTCCAATAGCATAATTTTTTAAAATCCTTTTTTTTTCCATCTGATTTATTAACTTGAAAATTTTTTCTAAATCTTTATCTCTCATTGTTTTTAAGATACTTTAAGTTCTTGTTTAAAAATTCAAGTTTATTTATTAATCCTTCAATTTGTTCAATTTTTTTTAGAGTTTCTTTCTTTTTTTGTTTATTTAACGAATTTTTTATTTCTTCAATATATTTTCTTATTTCATTTATTCTTTTTGTAATTCCAATTTGGAGTTTATTATAAATAATCTCTTCCATATCTTCATTCGCTTTATAAAGGGCTCTTGTATATCCTTTTTTCCAGACCTTTTTTATTGCATTCCATTCTTCAAGTTTTTTTAAATTTATACTGACATTACCTTTACTTATTCCGAGTTCTTTTGTTATCTGTCCTGGAGAAAGTGGAGAAG is part of the bacterium genome and harbors:
- a CDS encoding MarR family transcriptional regulator; amino-acid sequence: MDEIKEKFIELAGNIGESLGLNRTTCQIYALLYINSSPLSPGQITKELGISKGNVSINLKKLEEWNAIKKVWKKGYTRALYKANEDMEEIIYNKLQIGITKRINEIRKYIEEIKNSLNKQKKKETLKKIEQIEGLINKLEFLNKNLKYLKNNER